The genomic segment ATGGGTTTTTATTCAAACGCTTTTGATATCTTCCCGACAGGGACTTTTCATAAGCTGACTGCTGTCTCCTACTTCTGAAAACTCTACCTCCTAGTGGCATGATGAAGAGCTTTAGATCAAAATCCACGGGCAATACCTCTGCGAGCTAACCAAGGGGATCTTCTGATTTAAACTTTAGTCGAGTCTTATTCAACTCTGTTTAATGATGATTCTAAAATGTGAAGAGTACAAGATTGCGTCACATGCGAAGTGTCACAAACATCTGTCGTTGTCACTAAATAGTAATATAATattagagaaaaaaaaaaaaaaaaaaattacatgacaaattgaaaaccTTATCGTTTACTGGGAATATCATAAGCCAGTTTTAATTTGATTGACTTTTTactttttattttactCTCTTCATCCTTCCCCTTCCTGTCCTCAGCACGCATCTACTATGGATGCAAATATTCCTGCTAGCACTGCTATTTCGAATTATCTGTCAGATTACATTTATACCTACCTTGACATTGACGACGAAACGTCACTTTTAGTACTTAAATTCAACGAGGACAAAGATAAACCAGACTCTGAATTTAGAAATGTgacatcttcaattttgtCTAAATTTCTCAATACTACTAGGACTACTAGAACAGGATCAGCGCATCAACAAGCTGGTATTTCAGTAAGAACATTTCTTTCTAGTATGCTTGTGTCTGCTTTATATTTCGTTGTGCAAGTGCTTCTTTTCacatttttgagaaataaaTTGAAACATCTCTACCAAGCTAAGACCGTCCTTCATCCAataaagaaccaaaatgatgagaaattggaaatcagGACTAGTGGAAATAAAAACGTAgtccaagaatttttcaaaaatacGTTTGGATGGGTAACGATGGTAATTTTTTGTCCTATCGACAAGTATCGAGATCTTGCTGGGTTAGATgcatattttttccaaaggtTTTTATACATGCtaatatttcttttctttagCTTTTCAGTGAtaaatttaccaattttaattcCCATCCATTATTTATCAGGCTTTATAGATCTACAAGGCTTAGTTGACCTACCCAGGGATGTCCAAATCAATACACCTTGGCTGGATAGAATTAATATGTCGAACATAGTGCTTAAGGATCCCAACAAGTTAATTTTCCATCTATTTCTAAGCATCTTTGTCATTGTTTGGTTTCATATCATTTTGATATCAGAGTTGAAGCATGTGCATGAAATCTCGAGAAAGATCCCATTAAGCGCTGAATACCAGTCGATTTTATATGTGGAAAATATCCCTGAATCCACTCAAggtaataaaataaaaattacggattttttcaattcgaTATCCCCAGACTGTTTAATTAGCATTAGATTCTTACCACGAAGATGTGACCGACTTCGTAAATATTACAGAGAGCTGAAGGACCTTGAAACAAAATTAGAGAAATTGGCTATGGAAATCATATTGGAAAAGTATTTTCTTGTCGCAAACTCCAAGTTGGGCGTCAACGGcgataaaataaaaaggTATTGGAAAAGATATCAACTGTTTTGCAACAGAGTTGCCTTTATTCTTAAGACTCCCCAAAGATATCGTGGGTATTTTAAACAAACAAACTGGAAGACAATTTTATACCAATCTCATAAACCGTGGTTTCAAGTTCGGTTGAAGAGCAAGCAATTGTACATTGAAGAAAGGtacaatttcttcaaactGACTTCACAAAAATACCAAAGTCACCTCAAGGTATGGCAAGAAAAATGCCAGgctttggaaaaatggaACAATGAGCAGTACTTGCTTGAACATAAGGATTGTAAATCACAAGTATTTTTAAGCAAGGCATTTATAACTTTTAGTTGCCCTGCGATCGCTCATacatttgataaattattAACCTCAGGTAACATTCGTGAATGGAATAACACTCTAGTGGGTACTAATCCTCACGATATAATTTGGAGTAACATTAGTGTTTCTAATGCTACGATAAAGTTCATGAGATCAGCACTGGCGAGCACTTTGTGTTTTCTAATAATTATAGGTTGGGTGATCCCCGTGGCATTTATCGGGTTGGTCTCCCAAATTCCTTATGTCGCATCTATCATACCGCTTCTGTCGCAAGTGACTACCAAATCCGAATTGGTTAATGATATAATAGCCGGTATTTTTCCAGTGGTAACTTTAGTCTTCATCACGGAGTTTGTACCATTCATTTTGAGATGGTTCAGTTATTTGAAATGCTGCAGAACTGGGGCAGAAATGGAAATCGATATTCAGAAATGGttctttgtttttttaTTCATACATGTCTTTTTAGTGGTGACCATTTCTTCTGGTATATCACTTGTAGTGGAGAGAATTCTGTACAATCCAGTCAGTATTCCAACTCTTTTAGCACACGATTTACCCAAAAgttccaattttttttgttccttTGTACTCATAAGAGGGATGGCATATTCTGGCGGTAACTTAATCCAGTTGAAAGAGCTACTATTCGAGCTCTTCTACTATAAAATCACCATGTACAATCCTCATAAACGGTGGAAAAGAATGAGAAACATCccaattttccaatggGGTTCAATTTATCCTATTTTCTCAGTATTAGGTTGTATTGGCATCATTTACAGCGTCATTGCTCCATTAATCTTACCACTCTGCTGCATAGCATTCGCACTAGTTTTattctctttcaaatacttGTTCATCTACCAAGTCGAAGAAGGAACGCCGTCAGAAACGTTCGGAAGACTTTACCCACAAGCCCTTATGCAACTATACGCGGGAGTTTATTGTATGGAGTTCTGCATGATGGGATTGTTCGCTCTGTCCAATAGCTACAAACTGTGTACATGCATGGTTGTAGCGTTTGCATTGACGATTGTTGcacatttcaaaatttcagaaaTGTATCTGTCTAAAGTGCACGGTTCACCATTCCAAACCCattctcaattttttgacaAATATGATAGACTGGAAGAGAACTTAAATAAAGAGTTTAAAATCCCATTTGCTGATGGTAAACACAATGCTTGCCTGTGGTTACCTCAAGATGATGCCGGAATAACCGGAAGAGAATCCGCTATCTTCACTAGAGAAGAGATTACGTgtgatttggaaaaatgcTTTCTAAGTCCCTGTGGGGACATAATTTTGAACCCTCAAGATGACTGCAGCTAATAGTGCGTTTCTCTTCCTGGTTCTGATTCATCTACATCCGCTTTACCTTCTCTAGTATTTTTACTACGAGGCCAGACACTAGGCAGTTTTATAAATTGAAATCGGGGTTCCACACATCTTTCAACGAACCATTTTTTAATCTGATATTCAACCAGACTACCTATCTTGGGAATATTTTCCAACTTAGATCTGGCGCCAATTAGGGATTGGGTCTCGAATTCCATTCTATACTCAGGTGCAAAGGAAAACATTAAAAAGTAaccatcattatcatcttcatctacaCTTTCTGGTGAAGTTGGAACGAATTCTTCAGCTTTAGTAAGAGAAACCGTTAGGCATGCCTGAAATCTTATGATGGACACGGTGACATTAATCGGCAAGGATGCCGTTAAAGGCTTGGGATAATTGAGCAATAGCCTAGTCTCTATACCAACAGCCAAACGATCATTCAAATCAATATCTATTTTTGCTTCCAATTTTCTACCATTGGAGTTTGGTGAATACTGAATTCTGCAGttagaaaaaattgggaaATCATGACCAATGTCTAATTCTGTAATTTTTATACTATCCAAGTAACTAGGTAGTTCCTGAGCCTTTCTTTCAATGAATGCATTCAATGAATATACTATATTATCCTTTTTCCATGCTTCCTCTCTTAATTGCTGTATAGTTTGCCCAATTAAAACGTTGAACCAATCTAGGGATTCGGCAGGATGAGTATCGACGTTATAATAAGTTTTCTctaaaatatcatcaatttgaCGCGATCTTTCgttttcatcatcgttaGATTCAGCTTGTTCATTACCCTTTCTATTCATTATCGATGTAAAGAAATGAGGTGAAATAAAGGAACGAGACTCTGATGACAATCCTGATAATGAATTagtagatgaagaattctTAGCaggatttggatttgtcTTAGTAGATGAATCActaaagatgaagaatttaatgaagaagatcagCACGAGAACGACGCTTACTTGGCCAACTATTAAACCTTGTGCAAATGaccaagaggaaaatgatCCTTGTGTGTTGGATGTAGCACTAATCAATCGAGGTAGAGTTTTCTCTTGTTGTCGTAGCAATTCCACGAATAATCCATCTGGTGCTAAAACATTGTCGtttaccaattcttgaCTTGCTCTTTTGAATTCAATGGCCTTCTCCAAATCTTCCATAGTTAGAAGAGGCCCTTGAGAGTTACCATCTTGAAACAACGCCTGTAGATGCATTGGTAAGGCATTGTGTAGGAATTCATCAACTGAAATTAAGGTACCATTTCCAACGCTAACTGTCCCATTCAAAGCCCAGTTACCATCCATACCAGTATAATTCGACTCCATACTACCGTTTAAACCCCCGAGGACAAAGAATTAGGGTCTCTAATGATCTCAATTTTGGAATGAGCCTATCAatcatttggaaaatcAGTCAGTAGAATTCACCGAAGTGGAAGaacgaaaaaaattacagcATAGAAGAATAAGATCATGACTTACAATGACTGAAATGATCACATCTTCCTTTATAGAAACCAGGTTTCAAGGCTTAATCCTATAAAATACATTTTCAAGAACTTTCTACCGGAGGATTTCCATATCTGCCAACTAGGAAGTCTGCCATTACCATAATTACTATAATTTTAGTATATTCACAATGGATGATGCCTACAGGGTCCAACAGTTGTTGGcacaaaatgaaaatttatcTTTCGATCAATCTCGAGAGTCCTTGAAGGTTATTCTACGTACCATCGATGAGACTAACGATCCCTTTCAATTCGATTTTGCAcaatttctcttgaattGTGACGGTAAGATTCTTTGCAGAGAGGCTACGCCAGAGACTCACTTTTGGgaaatatttgaagaaacaatGTCAGAATCACCTCCTGAAACATTAGCGATATGTTTAACCAGAATCTGTACCCTTTCCCTGAGGGAATCTGGTGTCTACTTGGAAGCCGTTGTCCATCTCTGCAGGTTTTTATCATCAAGTGAAATCATATTACCAATCCTATGTGCTAATTTGTCTACACAAAGATCAAGTATTAGGCTGAATTTTGACATTTTGGAATCGATAGATGGGGTACTACGTTGTTTGACATGCCTTTGTGAAAGTGACAAAGTAAACGCTGCCATCATTATTCCATCATGCTTCTTTATGTTTCATGATTGTGGATTTTGGAGCattctaatttctttgctACCGatggaagaattgcaaTCAGAAATCTTAGAAGTGATTTTACCATTGAGAGATaagatttccaaatttatGTCAGCCTTGACTCTAAAAGAATATGCTACACCATTGGAAACAAAGATGTTCGAAGCTGTGGAAGATGCTTTAAGCTTAGATTCAAGcatgaaagaaaaatttgaagaagtaAATCAAGGTTACAACGATTTACGCAGTATCAAACTGATTAATGCTTATCATTTGGTAGtttttttaaagaattccaatctttcattcaaaaaaaCTTTAGGTGAAGAATTATTATTCG from the Zygosaccharomyces rouxii strain CBS732 chromosome B complete sequence genome contains:
- the SPO75 gene encoding Spo75p (similar to uniprot|Q07798 Saccharomyces cerevisiae YLL005C SPO75 Meiosis-specific protein of unknown function required for spore wall formation during sporulation dispensable for both nuclear divisions during meiosis), coding for MDANIPASTAISNYLSDYIYTYLDIDDETSLLVLKFNEDKDKPDSEFRNVTSSILSKFLNTTRTTRTGSAHQQAGISVRTFLSSMLVSALYFVVQVLLFTFLRNKLKHLYQAKTVLHPIKNQNDEKLEIRTSGNKNVVQEFFKNTFGWVTMVIFCPIDKYRDLAGLDAYFFQRFLYMLIFLFFSFSVINLPILIPIHYLSGFIDLQGLVDLPRDVQINTPWLDRINMSNIVLKDPNKLIFHLFLSIFVIVWFHIILISELKHVHEISRKIPLSAEYQSILYVENIPESTQGNKIKITDFFNSISPDCLISIRFLPRRCDRLRKYYRELKDLETKLEKLAMEIILEKYFLVANSKLGVNGDKIKRYWKRYQLFCNRVAFILKTPQRYRGYFKQTNWKTILYQSHKPWFQVRLKSKQLYIEERYNFFKLTSQKYQSHLKVWQEKCQALEKWNNEQYLLEHKDCKSQVFLSKAFITFSCPAIAHTFDKLLTSGNIREWNNTLVGTNPHDIIWSNISVSNATIKFMRSALASTLCFLIIIGWVIPVAFIGLVSQIPYVASIIPLLSQVTTKSELVNDIIAGIFPVVTLVFITEFVPFILRWFSYLKCCRTGAEMEIDIQKWFFVFLFIHVFLVVTISSGISLVVERILYNPVSIPTLLAHDLPKSSNFFCSFVLIRGMAYSGGNLIQLKELLFELFYYKITMYNPHKRWKRMRNIPIFQWGSIYPIFSVLGCIGIIYSVIAPLILPLCCIAFALVLFSFKYLFIYQVEEGTPSETFGRLYPQALMQLYAGVYCMEFCMMGLFALSNSYKLCTCMVVAFALTIVAHFKISEMYLSKVHGSPFQTHSQFFDKYDRLEENLNKEFKIPFADGKHNACLWLPQDDAGITGRESAIFTREEITCDLEKCFLSPCGDIILNPQDDCS
- the MMM1 gene encoding ERMES complex subunit MMM1 (similar to uniprot|P41800 Saccharomyces cerevisiae YLL006W MMM1 Mitochondrial outer membrane protein required for normal mitochondrial morphology and mtDNA stability involved in tethering mitochondria to the actin cytoskeleton and in anchoring mtDNA nucleoids), coding for MESNYTGMDGNWALNGTVSVGNGTLISVDEFLHNALPMHLQALFQDGNSQGPLLTMEDLEKAIEFKRASQELVNDNVLAPDGLFVELLRQQEKTLPRLISATSNTQGSFSSWSFAQGLIVGQVSVVLVLIFFIKFFIFSDSSTKTNPNPAKNSSSTNSLSGLSSESRSFISPHFFTSIMNRKGNEQAESNDDENERSRQIDDILEKTYYNVDTHPAESLDWFNVLIGQTIQQLREEAWKKDNIVYSLNAFIERKAQELPSYLDSIKITELDIGHDFPIFSNCRIQYSPNSNGRKLEAKIDIDLNDRLAVGIETRLLLNYPKPLTASLPINVTVSIIRFQACLTVSLTKAEEFVPTSPESVDEDDNDGYFLMFSFAPEYRMEFETQSLIGARSKLENIPKIGSLVEYQIKKWFVERCVEPRFQFIKLPSVWPRSKNTREGKADVDESEPGRETHY